TAAATTGAATTTTATAATTAAAATCCTTACCAAAATTACCTGTAAAAAGTTTTTGGCTCTTTTGTTTTGAATAAGCTAATGAATAAAAAGCTGCAAGAAAATCGGTAAGATTTTCAATATTATTTTTATTTTCTGTGCTTGAAAAATCAGGTTTAGTGATTTTATTTGATTGTAATTCAATCTGTTTTATAAAATATTCAGGACTAAAAGATGAATTTGTTTTCATCAAATTAAGAGTATTTTTAAGCTCATTACTAATATAAAAACCATTTTCAAGGGGTTTATTTAAATCTAAAAAACCATAGTTAAATGAAAAAAGTCAAACTGTTGGGTCACCAGCTTCATCACCAATTTGACCACGCGGTTGTTTTGTAGGCTTAATTTTAATTTCACTTAATTTTTTAAATAATTCATTACTATTAGAATTTTCTGGTCAGTTTGCTTTATCTTCTATTAATTTAAAATGTTTAAGATAATCAAACCAATATTTTGCGACAAAACTAATGTCTTGTTTTGATAAAAATGACAAAAATTGTGAAATTTTCTCATCACTATTAAAATAATTAGAAAAAATCGATGTTATTCCTTTAGAAGCTGCATCATCAACATTTGAATTTTTAACTAAATCTTCAACAGTTGGTAAATTATAACTATCAACCATTGATTTTAGTTGACTTTCATCAAATCTAAAGCCATAATAGCGAGAATTTTGAAGAACTTTCTTTAATTTATCAAAATTATTTGCCTGAATTAGTGCCAATAATTCGTCTTTTAGAATTCCTTTTTGGTTTTCTTTTCTAACAAATTCTTGGACATTTGGCACAATAGTCAAACTACTATTCTTAACTGAAGCTGCAAAATCAGGATCATTTTGAGCTAATATTTCAAAATTTTTAATACTTTGAGAAAATTTTTTTGTAGCAACAATTTTATCGTTTCTTTTATCTTTTATAACAATATCGCCATTAATTTGGGCAACAACATTGTTATCTTTAAAATCTAAATTAACCTGTTCAGTATCTAATTTTATTTGAACATCTAAAAATTTTGAAATTTGGTTAAAGTTTAAATTTTCTAGTTTATTTTGGAATCTAACTTTTGATATTAGTGGTGTTTTGACAATTTTTTCAATAAGTGAATTAAGAAAATCGGCACGATTTTCTTTGGTTGCAAAAATTTCATTATTATAATAATTTAGAAAATCTCACCCTGTAATTAAAGTCGAATTATTTTGACTAAAATTATTTATTGCAAAATAATCACTGTCAGAAAATTCGCTTAAAACAATATCATCACTAATTGACTTATCAAGGAAAGAATCACTTAAATTGAGTTGAGTTGTAAGGAAAAATTTGGAATTCTTATTAATATCAGCGGCAATTTCCTTTGAAAAATCAGAAGAAAACTGGGCAACAAAGGTTAATTTATAAACCCCTGGAGTTGCAGTTTTTACTAAATATCGATCAGTTATAATTTGATCTTTTACCAAATTTATATCATAGCGAGGTTTTTGAATGCCACTGTCAGATTCAAAGTAAAAACTTTTATTACTAAAAATTTGTGAAATTGTCTCATCAAGGTTAAAATATTTACTAATAATTTCTCTAGCTTCGGTGTCATTTTTTGCGCTATTGACTTCTTTTTGGAAATCTTCAACTGAAATTAACTTTGTCAGTTCTTTTTTAAATGAAAAATTAACCTCACTATCTGTGTAAGGTCTTAATTTCTTGAGCTGATCTTCTGAATAAGTTGAAAAATTAGAAAGCGAATAATCTGGAACATAATTATAAGCAACTTTTTGTTTAAATAAGTCAGAAATTGCTGTTTTATTGTCATCTAATTTTTGTGAAACTCGTCAGTAAACCTCAAATGTTTGCTCATTATCATCAGGTTTGATATCAAAAATTTCCAGTTTGAATGGTTTTCAATTATGATCGGTTGAAAAATTAACGGGAATGCTAGAGTTATTGGTCTGGTAAAAATCAAAAAAATCTGTTAAATCAATGTCAGTTTTTTTGGTGTTATCGTCATTTAAAAGTTTCTTTTTTAGATCTAAATAGTCTGAATTAGCATTTAAATATTTATCCTTTATACTAATGAAAGAAATTGATTTTGCTTGGTTTTGCACATCAATTCGCGGGTTTTTTAGTTCTAAATTTGCAAAAACAACTAGCGGAACGGCAATAATTGCTCCACCAGCAAGAGTGCTTAGCCCTAAAAGAAAAATATTTTTTTTAGTTAGTAGTTTTTTAGTGATTGTACTTTTCATCACCTTTCCTCCTATGTTTTCTATAAAAAATTTTAACAAAAAAAAAAAAAAAAGGAAAGAAATTCCTTAAATTACTTAATAAAGAAACTTTTTTATAATAAAATTTTTTTAAATTTTTAAAATAATTACTTTTATCATAGGCAAGAATTTGTGAGTCGAGAGCTTAAAAGCGCAAAACACTAACCAGCAAAAATCATTATTAATTAGGAAACTCGATTTTTATAAGATAATCAAAAAATAAGTTTTAAAGCACGAATTCATCCAGAATTAACTAAAAGATGAGTTATTTATTGCACTAAAAATTAACTATAAATCAAGCAAAATTTATCTTGTACTATTTGGATTTTCATAGTTATCAGGATAGGTTCCATCATGAATTTGTTGTAAAACTTGGTCTCTTAATTTAGGCTGGCCGGTAACTTTAGAAAATCGATTAGCTTCTAAATTATAATAAATCATTGTTAGCATATCATTTAATTTTACATCAGAAGATGAATATCAAGATGTGCCTCATCAATGCGTGGATTTGGCAGGATTACCTATTATTTTATCGATGAAATTTTTATAATCGTTATCTTTTGTATTGTTTGTATTAGATTGTTCACCACTTTGTAGCGATGCACGTATTACCTCAGATGCAGTATAGGAAGACAAAAGACCACCGTAAAATGCTGAGGATCGAACTCAAGATCATTGTTGAGAAATTCTTGATTCGTATGTATAAAAAAGAAGAATTAACACTAATCTATAAAGAAATCTCCCTTTTGGAGTACTCTTAAAATTTTCAATTGATATTTTTGTCTTTGCACTTTCAGAATACCATATTTTGTGAAATAACTTCGAAATTGCGTCTAATTGAGAATCTTTTCCACCAGATCCACCATTTCCACTAGATCCACTATTGCCGCTGGATCCATTTCCGCCGGATCCAAAAACTTCCTTTAGTGAAATTCCGGTGTATTTTATGTTATTTAATTCATTTAGAATTGGAGAGTTTTTATCTTTATTTGCAGAATTTCATTTTGGTGAGGTGAGGAAAAGTGTATCAAAAAATTCGGCAAATAACTGTGTCGATATTTTTTGGTCTTTTGGTGTTTTTATTGATAAATTCGTCTCATCTATCAAGTTTTGTGTTTCTGTTTGCTGAGTTTGTGGGGTAGAATCGCCAATTTTTGGTTCAATTTTGACAACTAAATCAAGATTGAGAACTTTTGAAAGGTCTAATTTATTAAATAAGGTTTCAAAAAAACTTTTTGCTTGTTGGCTAGTATCTGATTTTTTAATTTCATCAACAATTTGATCCAGAATGCCAGAAATAAGGGGATTTTCAAGACCTAAACCAATAAATTCTCTTAAAAATTTTTTTAGCGTTTCTCTTGGATTTTCAATTGTAAAACCAGAATAATCCTTATTATCTAAATTTAGCTTTAAATATGAAGCAATTACGTCAATCACTAAATCAGAAAATTTATCATTTTTTACTAAAAAATGTACCACGTATCATAAATATGATTTTAAAAACTCACTATTATTTTGTACTTCAGATTGGTTCTGACTTTGGTTGTTTTGGGTTGATGGTTTATCATTTAAAAAATTAGCCAAAAGTGAAGAGAAAGTTTTTACACCTTTAAAAACCATTGGATTTTTATTTATATAGCTCAAAAGTCTAAAAATTAAAGCTTTGTTTGCAGAATCTGGTAAAAATTCCAACAACAATTCTTTGAGTAATGGCTCAATTTCCTGTCTTTTTTCTTCTGACAAATTGCTAAACAATGAAAAACTACTTACATCACCAATAGCTAAGGAATTAATTTTATCTTTAAAAAACTTAGATTGGAAAATTTTAGTTATAACTTTTCAAAGATCATTTTTTTCAGAGTCTTGAATTTTATTATAAACTGATGCAACTTGCTTAATAAGTTCAACAATAAATTCTTCTTTTGCAATTTCAGATTCTAAAAGCAAATTTAAATCTGAAGCTGAAAAATCACCGCTAGTGAACTTGCCTAAAATTGAAATAAACTTTGTAAGTAATGCATTTTCTTTTGTATAAATTGATTCTAATTGAATTGAGTCTGATTGATTTGAAGCAGAAGTTGATGTAGGATTTTGGCCAACATTAGGTTCTGTATCACTAAAAAGTTGAGTCTTTGCTGGCGCTTCGGACAAATCCTGACTTACATTAACGGTAGCGGCTTCCGGAATCAAAAGCTCCTTTGGATCACTTTCGTTCTTGTAAAAATTATCAATATTGTTCTGTATTATTTCTTTGACTAATTTAAAAAGTGGCTGGAATTCAGTTTTTTCGAATTCAGTTTCAAATATTTTTCCTGCTAGTTTTCCAAAATTATCAATTAAAGTTTCATTTTTTTCGTCTAATTTAACAATAAATTCACCAATAATTTTATTGAAATACTGTTTTTCAAATAATGTTTTAATAAGTGAAAAATTATCTAAAGGTTTTTGGATTTTTGCTTTTGCAACTATTTTAAAGTAGGAATTAAACAAATTTTTTAGTTCTGGTGATTTTAAAAATCAATCAAAAATTGGGGTAATATTGTCAAGATAGTCTTGTGGAACATTTTTTAGACCTGCACGAATTTGCTCAGAAATTGGATCGCTACTAATAATTTCAGAAATCAAAGTTGAAATACTATTTTGAGAAATTTTGCCTTGATTTTCGCTATTATCTAGATTATTTGATTCCTCAGTTGAATAATAATTATTTGCAATATCGACACTCAAACTGTCAAATAAAGTCTCAAGAACCGGTTTTTTAGGGGTAGAATTACCTGAAATTGCATCAAATATGATTGAAATTAATGCTTTTATTATTAATGGGGAATGAGTTTTTGTTTGATCATTAAAATCTAAAGTTGAATCTCTTAATTTTGAAAAAATATCGCGAACTAAATCCAAAATTGTCTGAACTGAATTATCTGACAATTTTAAGTTATATTCTTGCAAAATTATTTTTAAAAAGTCAGAAATTGAATTTCAGGTTGAAGAATCTCCTAGAAAGAGTCTAAAAACTTCCTCAATTAGTGGAGTGTTTTCTTTGAGAAAATTTTCAACTAGTGAGTTAAAGTTTGGATGTGATTGAAATTTCTTTTCGTCAAAAAAATACTTAATAAGTTCTGAAAGTAATTTCTCAACTTCCTTTGATTCAAAAAAGTTTGTTAAAATGCTTAAAAGTGAGTTTTGGATTTTAGGTTTGCTAAAAAAACTATTTTGGTTTAATTTTTCAAGAAGTTGTTTGTGCAAAAATGATTGTCCAAAAAGATTTTTGAAAAATAAAACTAAATTGTCATCTGAAATTTTAGTTTTAAAATTAAGGCTTGCAAGGTTTTTTAAAAGTTTATAAATTGTATCTTGACTAAAAAAATTATTTAAAAAGTATGATGAAAAATTTTGAAAGGATAATGTTTCATCAAGTGAAGCCATTTTGTGAGAATATTGTGCAATTTCAACTGCTTTTTGTTGTTTTTCGGCCTCTTCAAAACGCAATTTTGCTGAATTATATTCGTCAAAATTTTCTTTAGTAAAAGCTTTGAAATTTTCTAAGGCTGACTTTACAAAGGTAAAAATTAAATTATCAGTTGGGCTTGTATTGTCTTCTTTTCAAGCTTGATATTTATCTCGAAAATCTTGAAAAATTAGCTCTATTATTGATGTAAAAGTCTCAATTGATTTTTCATTTAATCCTTGTGAGATTAATGAATTTGAAATTAAACTACTAAGATTGGTTAAAAATTCACCATTTTCTACGTTTCTGGCGATAAATTCGTAAATATTTTCCTCAAGTTTTGGCAAATTATTAGCTAAAAACTGAAAACCAAAACGATTTAAGTTGTCAATTTGCTGATATATGCTTTTATTTACTAAAAAATCATCAATGGCTTGATTTACAATGTCAGCCAGTGGTTTAAATGAATTTGAAGACAAAAAATCTTTAGCCGAATCTAAAAAGAATGAAAAACTGGCAAAATTAGGGTCTGAATCATCAATAAAATTAGTTATGTCAAATTTTGTTAAAACTGGGTAGAATTTAGTGAGTAATTTTTTTAGTGAATCAATTTGGTTTTTACTCAAATCAAAACTTAGTAGTTCGTGAAATAAATCAAGTAGATTTTTTGAATCTTTAAAAAAGGATGAGTAATTTGTATAAATTTGCTCTGAAAAAATTGAGGCAATATTTTTAGCGATATCAGTAGTTTTGATTCCTTTAATTA
The DNA window shown above is from Mesomycoplasma ovipneumoniae and carries:
- a CDS encoding SGNH/GDSL hydrolase family protein → MKKNISKPDFTKAFKIFLSFGTLSLAISGITLIGIKNRDKTEHINIPITHSDQQTEKLLDQINYLSIGDSISAGFNWDYSVDLRGKIDENNKINGLSYPAFFASFIQKIKPNALKSFDNLALSWTTISDWLYLLNPENQFYKHSDKTHFNFNYHLDKKLDSPYGQQIREVFGDFNSNSYPKLYKKIKDSNLLTLSLGANDLMESIDFRTIAKPMQKLASKGEANFEFAQNIEIVNQKIYRNLQLLIQSLRKINPDLQIVLVGYNSLSSKIIKFFEKMLTNEIGVPENYVDSVIKRLNSTIKKAAKSQKVNYVDLYNESIWQAKTSEFSTNDLDIHPSTKGYKKMAQDLLFKLAFQQDLEFKNEANTKLQWGENYVQKDTNYYRRILNLGNNLEIFNALTVDNSPEKFISEDSEIEKLTTQNVKKSTESPIENFINVILNNNFGAFLSRFMQLAVQNNSSVQKVLTDFWQENQNSGASFSEILQKIYSSGFFSKIIKRFQTYVQDVTNKKDWEKATISNLVNYIFADFDEKQIIDVLNTVVTSEFADKNPEKIKELIFSSIFGQTIIQDLLINNIIKIDLKNKEDLKVVFTFDSIRKLFSKIITDYHLRSSEYKNAQNFHEIIRTYLENPDNDNDNVIFIRNFISETLKHHDSVKLLVSIINDNFEFNLNEADQNAIVNLLVSIADVVVRTNVWAKLNDQAAKNFLGVIKGIKTTDIAKNIASIFSEQIYTNYSSFFKDSKNLLDLFHELLSFDLSKNQIDSLKKLLTKFYPVLTKFDITNFIDDSDPNFASFSFFLDSAKDFLSSNSFKPLADIVNQAIDDFLVNKSIYQQIDNLNRFGFQFLANNLPKLEENIYEFIARNVENGEFLTNLSSLISNSLISQGLNEKSIETFTSIIELIFQDFRDKYQAWKEDNTSPTDNLIFTFVKSALENFKAFTKENFDEYNSAKLRFEEAEKQQKAVEIAQYSHKMASLDETLSFQNFSSYFLNNFFSQDTIYKLLKNLASLNFKTKISDDNLVLFFKNLFGQSFLHKQLLEKLNQNSFFSKPKIQNSLLSILTNFFESKEVEKLLSELIKYFFDEKKFQSHPNFNSLVENFLKENTPLIEEVFRLFLGDSSTWNSISDFLKIILQEYNLKLSDNSVQTILDLVRDIFSKLRDSTLDFNDQTKTHSPLIIKALISIIFDAISGNSTPKKPVLETLFDSLSVDIANNYYSTEESNNLDNSENQGKISQNSISTLISEIISSDPISEQIRAGLKNVPQDYLDNITPIFDWFLKSPELKNLFNSYFKIVAKAKIQKPLDNFSLIKTLFEKQYFNKIIGEFIVKLDEKNETLIDNFGKLAGKIFETEFEKTEFQPLFKLVKEIIQNNIDNFYKNESDPKELLIPEAATVNVSQDLSEAPAKTQLFSDTEPNVGQNPTSTSASNQSDSIQLESIYTKENALLTKFISILGKFTSGDFSASDLNLLLESEIAKEEFIVELIKQVASVYNKIQDSEKNDLWKVITKIFQSKFFKDKINSLAIGDVSSFSLFSNLSEEKRQEIEPLLKELLLEFLPDSANKALIFRLLSYINKNPMVFKGVKTFSSLLANFLNDKPSTQNNQSQNQSEVQNNSEFLKSYLWYVVHFLVKNDKFSDLVIDVIASYLKLNLDNKDYSGFTIENPRETLKKFLREFIGLGLENPLISGILDQIVDEIKKSDTSQQAKSFFETLFNKLDLSKVLNLDLVVKIEPKIGDSTPQTQQTETQNLIDETNLSIKTPKDQKISTQLFAEFFDTLFLTSPKWNSANKDKNSPILNELNNIKYTGISLKEVFGSGGNGSSGNSGSSGNGGSGGKDSQLDAISKLFHKIWYSESAKTKISIENFKSTPKGRFLYRLVLILLFYTYESRISQQWSWVRSSAFYGGLLSSYTASEVIRASLQSGEQSNTNNTKDNDYKNFIDKIIGNPAKSTHWWGTSWYSSSDVKLNDMLTMIYYNLEANRFSKVTGQPKLRDQVLQQIHDGTYPDNYENPNSTR
- a CDS encoding P97 family adhesin: MKSTITKKLLTKKNIFLLGLSTLAGGAIIAVPLVVFANLELKNPRIDVQNQAKSISFISIKDKYLNANSDYLDLKKKLLNDDNTKKTDIDLTDFFDFYQTNNSSIPVNFSTDHNWKPFKLEIFDIKPDDNEQTFEVYWRVSQKLDDNKTAISDLFKQKVAYNYVPDYSLSNFSTYSEDQLKKLRPYTDSEVNFSFKKELTKLISVEDFQKEVNSAKNDTEAREIISKYFNLDETISQIFSNKSFYFESDSGIQKPRYDINLVKDQIITDRYLVKTATPGVYKLTFVAQFSSDFSKEIAADINKNSKFFLTTQLNLSDSFLDKSISDDIVLSEFSDSDYFAINNFSQNNSTLITGWDFLNYYNNEIFATKENRADFLNSLIEKIVKTPLISKVRFQNKLENLNFNQISKFLDVQIKLDTEQVNLDFKDNNVVAQINGDIVIKDKRNDKIVATKKFSQSIKNFEILAQNDPDFAASVKNSSLTIVPNVQEFVRKENQKGILKDELLALIQANNFDKLKKVLQNSRYYGFRFDESQLKSMVDSYNLPTVEDLVKNSNVDDAASKGITSIFSNYFNSDEKISQFLSFLSKQDISFVAKYWFDYLKHFKLIEDKANWPENSNSNELFKKLSEIKIKPTKQPRGQIGDEAGDPTVWLFSFNYGFLDLNKPLENGFYISNELKNTLNLMKTNSSFSPEYFIKQIELQSNKITKPDFSSTENKNNIENLTDFLAAFYSLAYSKQKSQKLFTGNFGKDFNYKIQFSLEPNLTNVDALEKSKTENLKVKYWYNIGPVDKNGDLVSVIYQTKKSEIELKINPDNKLLSDEVDKLDEIVSTFSPNSQIVFLTKKDFEDFESQIKVAISKSKENEPVSVDKQVEKLPFSSYLTFEHKDIDLGFYAIKKAKPSQTTGTVETSMQTNDVDTTGILEKITNPASPVQHNLFLYLYDKKILKISQVSLSALLSWSIQALYY